One window of Lytechinus variegatus isolate NC3 chromosome 2, Lvar_3.0, whole genome shotgun sequence genomic DNA carries:
- the LOC121407049 gene encoding uncharacterized protein LOC121407049 — protein MAQVFGNHQDSTKPQETCIQNGETMPCGVDDDEVACLPSSESFHQGSNVILSQEAQQVNDSQQSNGVHVFTKDCTKVPLEESKETPPESNNGEVQSNEKCAAITHNVQKQDIESDRPPSDGIYNTENVKEMTGETVDRNDSNSLEDVENEISPMEVLETVTGDHALSPDKPTIQADVGTETSLDDTHLSEIPDSHNVSVEKEDSQEDVELEISSVETHKLLDGDVGQTFGSSKEAAEDGVATESNRDKVSISCSQTRDSDRCSSGKDIEVEDSSNEKQVSMDVVDIKNQDTGSSSLQEADHVENSPSDKTHLNAAGSKPIVSQTENNSIKSKNDDNEKTSANDDEDEDIIVVSESHKSVNKKPTLTTVFKCVRCGQISKSRSDLNIHLLKVHKLIIVSKQKSVDCLFCSKSLEMAEFYQHLRTEHKVLLVKNKDQNSDADKTPGEKNASRNVLSQDKSSSPKGLIDLTVEDQEESGTSSDKQTSVNKKSSTSHSVPSTSKGISVQSNSNRKPVPSTSKETSGSSTSNEAPGPSTSMETALSLRRTPRRVTQRKYTEVATDSSSSDDNDPVGAPDDDDDDDYDPNQPEYPHSQKSKSPSKVSQIVTKGLLQTGKKTFSMKVPSTQGQSATIGSTVVTRPVQLTSGVANPINRVSSGVTGRPTISTPAVPSVSVGALPSINNQIIKLNGALYTVYQSGDNRYLIPFNINTSAASDLSKLGINPHVIQSGVNTLRLSNPQVITPTTVPQLPVPQVTQLSVGAVTIPQPVTANVLSGPQTNILQAGAIQQPVNQQPVILSSPQVPAVQTILLTIPQKPVPSASQKNVSVIPNSAQSSSQVIGSMQTASQHDLQKNAASDPIKSTAATINTQVQSIVANSSLNDKQINVQASQTASPSLKVTTVDDPPTLPSTSASSTPHPIHIAKPQDIKSSNLHKTGGLFALEVCLDTATSTGTEPLPETIYTCIVQEKETIFVESKEDENSQDTETEKVLSDAEKCKVVITTAMSRGHLMPNDLTSISNHVFFECTRCHACFPLHIQLNLHLKQCSKQAPSIIPKIKIHSPVSVVDEFYKDPTGGRNFMYVYCRFCRARIVRNQQDPSLLVSHLLKHIEPKVELAILPKKHKGSHCDNSPSDCSRKALEWVDYIVPPFTLDNPPISSKNGVLDTYTGTADPALLNLAKQKKKKKKKKKKHKYRASDSDEDYENLAGSRLSSLRPKNARYFGTLRPKETTLHQTVSDNGPGSGSTIDSAGSKPKGVRTMMQGFKHLRSPNKKGSTLTASIPMKSKYRDRERPGESTRRWNNGKTRSQLQCHWRRSSRRFSHLRDRDASTPEDSTPEGSVAPIELSSDEDENHQEIAPEDSNKLNGAFTDVMSNSPVTITEDDISDYVKIIDEAEELQVGNKAMPSSSQATKGGQRQDDSDLVDYYGNDVNSTLSCEPLIMEPEQVICYFKRCSGNVMECQFRSCGSRVVKNIRAMLGHIRVHFQILVPMQLLANCGTQFPKQSIPRPLSLTFTQVQAHFTISDMQEANLHLGEVQQIYTCNWKNCTRSRCYKKSICGHLVKHIFFTLISKEDYQAMAETMSTYSPSTEETVVKKLKIVAVNKAGEKVSLVVAVPISQTKTPELLMAAIKKCLASDKSIKLPPQVLQSIAAKFSAEASSSSADPDLTKMSTENDEPSSLTRAEIDSLWKKFPNLLEKWKMVDVEQMEEIKDTTIEFQDGGDKSMIKERRRAVQKRSKIIAKRWRSVLQKRLPAWSVPAKIQDGELKVVRRKAKDPHKHGKKRKGDSSGSAKEAPPNKKDKVEMDKICDDENTISVSENPVISSDSPVNEKTDSDGASPEEEVISKSEMPSTNEAADLACEKDSSAKNTELDPILSTSSDGFPPSGDSTEFKENKGEAQKSSDEPVNIRTGDITTSTRDSESIQKTDQVDAVLIQDEKGEDSPILLKATPLKTKVVIALTPRQISKVFRFRKLLKNKTVQVNGRGYGCGVFRCRMPQCRYFKEVMTADRKSDLLRTLAMHLADVHLKNHPHRAILLQSGSKKDQSHPKKQVTEHLKDLSTYEDFRKFKLKNMFQRRQMHRTRTLRVDGCQVRTKVKSFHSCLSRKCFFGCFNASRHILITHLQSHLQHLQLSAKKTARPQQVEDFRNSLDESLPIGDLPAANQSQVEEEIVPSTQDIPESSGFNLDASEDCQGLGSDGVHLWEDSTQESTDQCTTTTRDSFSPIDKVMEGDKVLDPTDVPGDEQMDTVDGSHPDVALVNDVDMMDVSDSFRECNDVVEVHGENGQTADDITNEGIDHVGSSDRQQTSTLSSADATGAGDMVYQANVNRDDSLQDQVSALTDCADTLQEAVVSKVMDCGDGPVADAIDASPDAASSSLVSTPLSHSDSIPATSDMDELCSRPGDSIQMFYDELQTYFSCYTVEMKGRKGFGLKHFSCPKCERKNLRGNNLQGHLENHIEKKVVVTPVDNILGSHEKAKCPEDSQSLQISSEATDELQQSVTDTPVTSHENTMSPNETEIPEVSKDHGNTVQMKSESPREDKSNPEELDNQPDIKATDDANTIYLTEDEIFHKYFTKDLNVKVALGFGCEYLHCNQCSFRTLTIMDTPSHIGSHIKKKVILKK, from the exons atGGCACAAGTTTTTGGTAACCATCAAGACTCTACTAAGCCTCAAGAGACTTGTATACAAAATGGTGAGACCATGCCctgtggtgttgatgatgatgaagtggcATGTCTTCCAAGTTCTGAAAGTTTCCATCAGGGATCCAACGTCATATTGTCTCAAGAAGCGCAGCAGGTGAATGACAGCCAACAATCAAATGGTGTTCATGTTTTCACAAAAGATTGTACAAAAGTTCCTTTGGAGGAAAGCAAAGAAACACCCCCTGAAAGTAACAATGGAGAGGTACAATCTAATGAGAAATGTGCAGCAATCACTCATAATGTTCAAAAACAGGATATTGAAAGTGATAGGCCACCTTCAGATGGAATATATAATACAGAAAATGTCAAAGAAATGACAGGTGAAACTGTTGATAGAAATGACAGCAATTCTCTAGaggatgttgaaaatgaaatctcTCCCATGGAGGTCTTGGAAACTGTTACTGGGGATCATGCACTCAGCCCTGACAAACCCACCATTCAAGCAGATGTTGGCACAGAAACCTCCCTTGATGATACACACCTTTCAGAGATTCCTGATAGCCACAATGTCAGTGTAGAAAAAGAGGACTCACAAGAGGATGTAGAATTAGAAATATCTTCCGTTGAAACGCACAAATTGTTAGATGGGGATGTTGGTCAGACTTTTGGTTCCAGCAAGGAGGCTGCAGAAGATGGTGTTGCAACAGAAAGCAATAGAGATAAAGTATCAATTTCTTGTAGTCAAACTCGAGATTCAGACAGATGCAGTTCAGGGAAAGACATTGAAGTTGAGGATTCTTCAAATGAGAAACAGGTATCAATGGATGTTGTAGACATCAAAAATCAAGACACAGGTTCAAGCAGTTTACAGGAAGCTGACCATGTTGAAAATTCTCCCTCAGACAAAACTCACCTAAATGCTGCAGGCAGTAAGCCAATAGTATCCCAAACTGAAAATAATTCTATAAAATCtaagaatgatgataatgaaaagacATCTgccaatgatgatgaagatgaagacaTTATTGTTGTATCAGAAAGTCATAAAAGCGTTAACAAGAAGCCAACCTTGACTACTGTGTTCAAGTGTGTTCGATGTGGTCAGATTAGTAAATCAAGATCAGATCTCAACATTCATCTTTTGAAGGTGCATAAGCTGATAATAGtgtcaaaacaaaaatcagTAGATTGTCTATTCTGTTCAAAGTCGTTGGAAATGGCTGAATTCTACCAGCATTTAAGAACAGAACATAAGGTCCTCCTGGTGAAAAATAAGGATCAGAATTCTGATGCTGATAAAACTCCTGGAGAGAAGAATGCTTCAAGAAATGTGCTATCACAAGACAAATCCTCTTCCCCTAAAGGTCTGATTGACCTCACTGTTGAAGATCAAGAAGAAAGTGGTACATCTTCAGACAAACAAACCAGTGTGAACAAGAAGAGTTCAACTTCACATTCTGTTCCATCTACTTCCAAAGGAATATCCGTGCAATCTAATTCCAATAGAAAACCAGTGCCATCAACTTCAAAGGAAACTTCAGGGTCATCTACTTCTAATGAAGCACCAGGACCGTCTACTTCTATGGAAACTGCATTGTCTTTGCGAAGAACTCCAAGGAGAGTTACTCAACGCAAATATACTGAAGTTGCCACCGATAGTAGTTCATCAGATGATAATGATCCTGTTGGAGcacctgatgatgatgatgatgatgattatgatccAAATCAACCAGAATATCCACACAGTCAGAAATCCAAATCTCCTTCAAAGGTTTCTCAAATAGTCACTAAAGGTCTTCTGCAAACTGGAAAAAAGACGTTTTCTATGAAAGTGCCTTCAACTCAGGGGCAGAGTGCTACAATAGGAAGCACCGTAGTAACAAGACCAGTTCAGTTAACATCTGGTGTTGCTAATCCTATTAACCGTGTTAGTAGTGGTGTTACTGGAAGACCCACAATCTCTACACCTGCAGTACCATCAGTCTCAGTAGGTGCATTGCCTTCCATCAATAATCAAATCATCAAACTTAATGGCGCACTTTACACTGTCTACCAGTCAGGTGATAACAGATATTTGATCCCTTTTAATATCAATACATCTGCAGCATCAGATCTCTCTAAACTTGGAATCAACCCACATGTTATTCAGTCTGGTGTTAATACCCTACGATTATCCAACCCACAAGTCATTACACCTACGACTGTACCACAGTTACCTGTCCCACAAGTTACTCAACTGTCTGTAGGAGCTGTAACCATACCTCAGCCAGTCACTGCCAATGTCTTGTCAGGACCGCAAACCAATATTTTGCAAGCAGGAGCTATTCAACAACCTGTGAATCAGCAACCAGTGATTTTATCTTCCCCGCAAGTTCCAGCTGTGCAAACCATCCTTCTTACCATTCCTCAGAAACCAGTTCCAAGTGCAAGCCAAAAGAATGTCAGTGTCATTCCAAATAGTGCACAGTCAAGTTCCCAAGTAATTGGGAGTATGCAAACTGCTAGCCAGCATGATCTCCAAAAGAATGCAGCAAGTGACCCAATTAAGAGTACAGCAGCTACTATAAATACACAGGTACAGAGCATTGTTGCAAACTCCAGTTtgaatgataaacaaataaatgttcagGCTTCTCAAACTGCTTCTCCCAGTCTTAAAGTCACCACTGTTGATGATCCACCTACTCTACCCAGTACATCTGCCTCATCCACTCCTCATCCAATCCATATTGCTAAACCTCAGGACATAAAATCTTCAAATTTGCACAAGACTGGTGGGCTCTTTGCTTTAGAAGTGTGTTTGGATACAGCAACCTCCACTGGTACTGAGCCATTGCCGGAAACAATTTACACATGTATCGTGCAAGAGAAGGAAACAATATTTGTTGAATCAAAAGAGGATGAAAACTCACAAGACACAGAGACAGAAAAGGTCCTGTCAGATGCAGAGAAATGCAAAGTTGTGATAACAACAGCAATGTCTAGAGGGCATTTGATGCCAAATGACTTGACATCAATCAGTAACCACGTTTTCTTTGAATGCACCAGATGCCATGCCTGTTTCCCACTACATATTCAGTTGAATCTCCATCTGAAGCAGTGCAGCAAACAAGCACCATCCATCATTCCAAAGATCAAGATTCATTCACCTGTATCTGTTGTTGATGAGTTTTATAAAGACCCCACAGGAGGGAGGAACTTTATGTACGTATACTGCCGCTTCTGCAGAGCAAGGATTGTAAGGAACCAACAGGATCCTTCATTGTTGGTGTCTCATCTTCTGAAGCACATTGAGCCGAAAGTAGAATTGGCTATTCTCCCTAAGAAACACAAAGGGTCTCACTGTGACAATTCACCGAGTGATTGCTCAAGAAAGGCGCTTGAGTGGGTTGACTACATAGTTCCACCATTCACTCTAGACAATCCTCCAATATCTTCAAAGAATGGCGTTCTTGATACATATACTGGAACAGCAGACCCAGCACTGTTAAACCTCGcaaaacagaagaagaaaaagaagaagaagaaaaagaaacacaaGTACAGAGCAAGTGATAGCGATGAGGACTATGAGAATCTTGCTGGATCAAGACTTTCATCTTTGAGACCTAAGAATGCACGTTACTTCGGGACGCTGAGGCCAAAAGAAACCACCTTACATCAAACAGTTTCTGACAATGGTCCAGGTTCAGGCAGTACCATTGACTCAGCAGGTTCTAAACCAAAGGGAGTGAGAACCATGATGCAAGGTTTTAAGCACTTACGGTCTCCTAATAAGAAAGGTTCAACTCTAACAGCCAGCATTCCTATGAAGTCTAAATATAGGGACCGGGAAAGACCTGGAGAAAGTACAAGAAGGTGGAATAATGGAAAGACAAGGTCTCAATTGCAGTGTCACTGGAGGAGGTCATCTCGGAGATTTTCACATCTTCGAGACCGTGATGCATCAACCCCTGAGGATTCAACTCCAGAGGGTTCAGTAGCCCCTATTGAATTGAGTAGTGACGAGGATGAAAATCACCAAGAAATAGCTCCTGAAGattcaaacaaattaaatgGAGCATTTACAGATGTAATGTCTAATAGTCCAGTCACTATAACTGAAGATGATATCTCTGATTATGTAAAGATCATTGATGAAGCTGAGGAGCTGCAGGTGGGCAACAAGGCAATGCCGTCAAGTTCACAGGCTACGAAGGGTGGTCAAAGACAGGATGATTCTGACCTTGTAGACTATTATGGAAATGATGTCAACTCAACTCTCAGTTGTGAGCCACTGATTATGGAGCCAGAACAGGTGATTTGCTACTTTAAAAGGTGCTCTGGAAATGTGATGGAATGCCAATTTCGTTCCTGTGGAAGTAGAGTCGTAAAGAACATCCGAGCTATGCTTGGCCACATCAGGGTCCATTTTCAGATCCTGGTACCAATGCAGTTGCTAGCAAACTGCGGCACACAGTTCCCAAAGCAATCCATCCCAAGACCACTTAGCTTGACATTTACGCAAGTTCAAGCACACTTTACAATTTCAGATATGCAGGAGGCCAACCTTCATCTCGGTGAAGTGCAACAGATATACACTTGCAACTGGAAGAATTGTACCAGGTCTCGCTGTTACAAGAAGAGTATCTGTGGACATCTTGTAAAGCACATCTTCTTCACTCTTATTTCCAAAGAAGACTACCAAGCAATGGCAGAGACGATGTCAACTTACTCTCCAAGCACGGAAGAAACAGTTGTTAAGAAGCTGAaaatagttgcagtaaacaaaGCTGGTGAGAAAGTTTCCTTGGTGGTGGCAGTCCCTATATCTCAAACAAAAACACCTGAACTTCTCATGGCAGCAATAAAGAAATGCTTAGCAAGTGATAAATCAATCAAGTTGCCCCCACAAGTTTTGCAAAGTATTGCAGCAAAGTTTTCTGCTGAGGCATCTTCATCATCCGCCGATCCTGATCTAACAAAGATGTCAACAGAGAATGATGAACCAAGTTCTCTAACTAGAGCAGAGATAGACAGTTTGTGGAAGAAGTTTCCAAACCTGCTTGAAAAATGGAAGATGGTAGATGTTGAACAAATGGAAGAGATTAAGGATACTACCATTGAATTCCAAGATGGAGGAGATAAATCAATGATCAAAGAAAGGAGAAGAGCAGTGCAAAAGAGGTCAAAGATTATTGCCAAGAGATGGAGATCAGTTCTTCAGAAAAGACTGCCTGCCTGGAGTGTACCTGCTAAGATACAGGATGGAGAGTTGAAGGTTGTCAGAAGAAAGGCAAAAGACCCACATAAACatggaaagaagagaaagggagaTTCTTCAGGAAGTGCAAAGGAAGCTCCGCCAAATAAAAAGGACAAGGTGGAAATGGACAAGATTTGTGATGATGAAAATACAATATCTGTATCAGAAAATCCAGTAATATCATCAGACTCACCAGTTAATGAAAAGACGGATTCAGATGGAGCCAGTCCTGAAGAAGAAGTTATATCAAAATCTGAAATGCCATCAACAAATGAAGCTGCTGACCTAGCATGTGAGAAAGATTCATCTGCCAAGAACACTGAATTGGATCCAATTCTAAGCACAAGTTCTGATGGTTTTCCTCCATCTGGTGACAGTACAGaattcaaagaaaacaaaggtGAAGCTCAGAAGTCATCGGATGAACCAGTGAACATACGAACTGGTGATATTACCACAAGTACAAGGGATTCAGAATCCATCCAGAAAACAGATCAGGTCGATGCTGTGTTGATACAGGATGAGAAAGGTGAAGATTCACCAATATTGTTAAAGGCAACACCTCTTAAAACCAAAGTGGTAATAGCTTTAACACCAAGGCAAATATCCAAAGTCTTCAGGTTTAGAAAACTTCTCAAGAACAAAACTGTACAAGTCAATGGAAGAGGTTACGGCTGTGGTGTGTTCCGCTGTAGAATGCCTCAGTGCAGATATTTCAAAGAAGTGATGACGGCAGACAGGAAAAGTGATTTACTAAGAACCCTTGCCATGCATTTGGCAGATGTACACTTAAAGAATCATCCTCACAGAGCAATCCTTTTGCAATCTGGGAGCAAGAAAGATCAGTCCCATCCAAAAAAGCAGGTCACAGAACATTTGAAAGACTTATCAACCTATGAAGATTTCAGGAAGTTTAAGCTCAAGAATATGTTCCAGAGACGACAGATGCACAGAACAAGGACTCTTCGTGTAGATGGATGTCAAGTGAGAACAAAGGTCAAATCCTTCCATAGTTGCCTGTCCAGGAAATGTTTCTTCGGTTGTTTCAATGCTTCTCGACATATTCTCATCACTCATCTTCAGTCACATCTTCAGCATCTTCAGCTTAGTGCAAAGAAGACAGCAAGACCCCAACAAGTGGAGGACTTCAG AAATTCACTGGATGAGAGTTTACCCATTGGTGACCTTCCAGCTGCAAATCAGAGCCAGGTCGAGGAGGAAATTGTACCATCCACCCAAGATATTCCAGAATCTTCTGGTTTCAACCTAGATGCATCAGAAG ACTGTCAAGGGCTTGGAAGTGATGGAGTACATCTCTGGGAAGACTCAACTCAGGAATCAACAGACCAATGTACCACCACCACCAGGGATAGCTTTTCACCAATAGACAAAGTGATGGAGGGCGATAAGGTTTTGGATCCTACTGATGTACCAGGAGATGAACAGATGGATACTGTGGATGGTAGTCATCCAGATGTTGCATTAGTGAATGATGTTGACATGATGGATGTAAGTGACTCTTTTAGAGAGTGCAATGATGTTGTGGAAGTTCATGGTGAAAATGGACAAACAGCAGATGATATCACCAATGAAGGGATTGACCATGTTGGTTCATCAGATAGGCAGCAAACATCTACCTTGAGCAGTGCAGACGCAACAGGAGCAGGGGACATGGTCTATCAGGCTAATGTGAATCGGGACGATAGTTTGCAGGATCAGGTGTCAGCTTTGACTGACTGTGCTGACACATTGCAGGAAGCAGTGGTCTCCAAAGTTATGGATTGTGGAGATGGTCCTGTTGCTGACGCCATAGATGCATCACCAGATGCAGCTTCCTCATCATTAGTTTCCACCCCTCTGTCTCACAGTGACTCTATCCCTGCAACAAGTGACATGGATGAACTGTGTAGCAGGCCAGGAGACTCCATACAAATGTTCTACGATGAACTGCAGACCTATTTCTCGTGTTACACAGTGGAAATGAAAGGACGGAAAGGCTTCGGACTGAAGCACTTCTCATGTCCAAAATGCGAGAGGAAGAATCTGCGTGGCAATAACTTGCAAGGTCACTTGGAGAATCACATTGAGAAAAAGGTGGTGGTCACTCCTGTGGATAACATACTTGGCAGCCATGAGAAGGCAAAGTGCCCAGAAGATTCCCAGAGCCTACAGATCTCATCTGAAGCAACAGATGAATTGCAACAATCGGTGACTGACACTCCTGTCACCAGTCATGAGAATACAATGTCTCCAAATGAAACAGAGATACCAGAAGTGTCCAAAGACCATGGCAATACTGTGCAGATGAAATCTGAAAGCCCAAGAGAGGATAAGTCAAATCCTGAAGAACTTGATAATCAGCCAGACATCAAGGCTACGGATGATGCCAACACTATCTACCTCACTGAGGAtgaaatttttcataaatatttcaccAAGGACTTGAATGTGAAAGTCGCATTAGGGTTTGGATGTGAGTACCTTCACTGCAACCAATGTTCTTTTCGAACTCTGACCATCATGGACACGCCTTCTCATATTGGATCGCATATCAAGAAAAAGGTCATTCTAAAGAAATGA
- the LOC121409358 gene encoding uncharacterized protein C5orf49 homolog: MDSELAPRKTLKEYPGLMEDGHPLAAKSAFCFVPTKRNDPAEMNAFNSKVPPKGHSTYDRLFNWSEGYNNKLHRCDREHAKSKGLTVNDEEKEKVTPTLSSSNYGHKLDQFADPPGRAHVRVGHVKSEFYRRTGINISKSEN; this comes from the exons atggatTCGGAACTTGCACCAAGGAAGACGTTGAAAGAGTACCCTGGTTTGATGGAGGATGGACATCCACTCGCTGCAAAATCAGCGTTTTGTTTCGTTCCAACAAAAAGAAATGACCCTGCCGAGATGAACGCTTTCAACAGTAAAGTGCCG CCCAAGGGTCATTCCACATATGATCGACTTTTCAATTGGTCAGAAGGTTATAACAACAAGCTTCATCGATGCGACAGGGAACACGCCAAATCCAAAGGACTAACGGTTAATGATGAG GAGAAGGAGAAAGTCACACCcactttatcatcatcaaactACGGTCATAAGCTGGACCAGTTTGCGGATCCTCCCGGACGTGCTCACGTCCGCGTCGGCCATGTTAAATCCGAATTCTACAGGCGAACAGGGATCAACATTTCCAAGAGCGAAAATTGA